AGCCGCCCGACGCGGAACGGGACCGTGCCCCGACACACAAAAACGCGGCAAAACTGATCTTGCCGCGCCCAACCTGATGAATTTTTTCTGAACAACACTTCCGATCCGGCAGGATCGGAAACGGCGCGATGATCAACCCTGCGACGGGCCTTCAATCCACCGATCGCGCGCCGCGTCATCCTCCTGCCGCGCCGCCACCCAGGCGGCCTCGCCATCGGCGAAATCCTCGCGCTTCCAGAACGGCGCGTCGGTCTTGAGCCAGTCGATCAGGAATTCGGTCGCCCGCAGCGAATCGCCACGATGATCGCTGGAGGCCGCCGCCAGCACGATCCGCGCCCCCGGCTCCAACCGCCCGATCCGGTGAATGATCGTGCAGTCGAGCAGCCGCCAGCGCTGCATCGCCGTCGCGGCGATCGCGCCGAGCGCCCGTTCGGTCATGCCGGGGTAATGTTCCAGCGTCAGCGCCGCCAGCGCCCGCCCCCCGGTGGTGCCGCGCACGATCCCGACGAAGCTGGACACCGCACCGGCCCCCGCGCTTAGTCGGTCCAACTCCGCCCCAGTATCGAAATCCTCCGCCGTCACCACGATCCGGGGCATGGTCAGCCGCCGGTAAACGGCGGGAAATAAGCGACTTCCCCCGCCCCGCCGAGCCGGGTATCCGGGCTGACGAACACCTGATCGAGCGCGGTCTTGATCGATCGCCGATCCGCGAAGGCCAGCGCATGGCGCGGGCTGCGCGCCGCCAGAAAATCCGTGAGCGCACCGATCGTGCCGATATCCGCGGGCAGATCGATCGTCTCCTCGGCGACCCCGATCCGCTCGCGCAGCCAGGCGAAATACAAAACCTTCATCGCCCCGCGCTCACCTTGCTCAGTGGCCCTGCACCGAAACGACCTGCCCGTTCGGCTGGATCAGCGTCGCCGTGCCATTGCCGTTCGGAATCAGTATGCCGCCGCCCGCCCCGTCGATCGGGGCCACGGTCTGATACCGCCCGTTGCTCGACCCGGTCACCACGCCGGCCGGCCCGTTCGGCCCCATCAGCGTCTGCCCCACCGCGAAGCCGCTTCCCGCCCGGATGGTAGGCGCCGGGGTCGGCGGCGTCGCGGGAATGACCGGTTCGCTCGGCAAGGCGCTCTGCGCACTCCCCGGCGGCGTCGAACTTCCCTTGGTCGCATGCCCGTAAGTGCCGTATTTGGTCAGCCCGGCATTATTCCCGGTCGCCGGTCCGCTGCGCTGATCCGGCGGCGTCATCCCCTCGCTCATCGACCCGTTCGTGCCGACCGAAGGCACCGAATAGGTCGCGTTCGGGTTACCGGTCGCGCCGTACTGGTTCTGATATTCCTGCCCGAGCGGCGTGTTCATATGTTGCTGGATATCGCTCAGCGTCGGCACCGGCTGCACCGGCCCCGGCCACACATCGCCCGGCTGCGGCCGGATCGGCGTGACCGCAACCTCCTCGCCCCGCGCCCGCTGCATGTTCAGCGCATAGCCCTTGGGCGCATTCGGATTGCCGAACGGGCTCAGCGTGCTGTCAAGATAATTGCCGACCCCGGCGCACCCGGACAGCAGCAGCAGCATCGCCCCCGGCACGACCAGGCTGATCGAGCGCGCGGCTCGGGTCGACATCGCAGATCGGGCGGCACTCCGCATCGGGTTGGTTCCTTCACTCATCATAAAAGCGACTATGCTCCGATTTCACATCCAACCTCAAGCCAAGTCCGGTGACGATGAATTGCGCAATCGCGCTGGCATCGCCGAGGTCGAGCAGCGGAAGCGGGCAGGGGCCGACATCCCCATCCGCCGCCACCGCGATAATCCCCGGCCAGTCCGGCCAGAGCGGCCTCTTGCCGAGAGCGGGCCGGTGCACTTCGAGCTTGCGCACCGGGGCCGATTTGAACCCCTCGGCAATATACAAATCGACCGGCGCCATCCGCCCCAGCAGCAGCGCCAGATCGGGCTCGTCCTCGCTCCGATGCTCGCGGAACAGCACGAACCGCTCGCGCGTCGCCAGCATGGTCTCGCGCGCCCCGGCCATTCGATGACGATGACTGTCCTTGCCCGGCTGATCGGGATCGACCGTGTGATGCGCGTGTTTCAGCGTCGAAACGCTCAGCCCCCGTTGCGCGAGCACCGGCAGCAGCGCGGTCAGCAGCGTGGTCTTGCCACTGCCGGACCAGCCGACCAGCGCGATCACCGGCGCCGCCATCAGCCCGCCATCCACCCGATCCGCGTTCAGCCCGCCGTCCCCGGCCGGTTGATATGGCGCAGCCCCGCCGTGAGATAATCCCACCCGGTGATCAGCGTCAGAATCGCGGCCAGCCACAGCAGCACCCCGCCGATCGCGGTCGCCGGAAACCCGCCGATCCCGAGAATAACCGCCCCCCGGTCGCCGAGCAGCAGAAACCCCAACGCCCCCATCTGCGCCGCCGTCTTCCACTTCGCGAGCCGCGTCACCGGCAGCCCGATCCGGATACCCGCAAGATATTCCCGCAGCCCCGAGACCAGAATCTCCCGCAGCATGATCACGATCGCCGGATAAATCCCGAATGCCGGCAACAGGTGAAACCCGACCAGCAGCATCAGCGTCGCGCCCACCAGCAGCTTGTCGGCAATCGGGTCGAGCATCCGCCCCAGGTCCGAAAGCTGCCGCCGCGTCCGCGCCAGCCGCCCGTCCAGCCAGTCGGTGATCCCCGCAATGGTGAACAGAATCGCCGCCAGCAAATCCGCCGTCGGGTCGCGCAGCGCCACCAGCAGCACCAGCAGCGGGATCGCTGCGATACGCGACAGGGTCAGAACGTTCGGCAGATCGGTCAGCATCGCACCAGACTAAGCGGTTTTCGCGCGATGCGTAAGCCGCCGGAGCAGATGCCGGGGACGCGGTTTGTTGATCAGCCGCAGCGCACGCAGAAAATTCGGCGCCATCGCCTCCACCCGGTCGGGATCGAGCGCCGCGCTCTCCGCCAGTTTCGCCTCGACATCATTGACCGAAGGCGGCGTGAACGGCGCCAGCCGCCGCCCGGTCCCCGGGTTCAGCGCATCGAACGCCCGCACCAGCGAGCCATGCTCCTCAATCCCCTGCCGCACCGCAGCGACCGTCACCCCGATATGCTCGGCGATCAGCGCATCCCGCACATCGAGGATCGCGGCCCGGATATCCGCCCGCGCGTCGTCCGGCCCCACCTCGACCGCCAGATCCGACTCGGTATCGATCCCCATCGAACGGTTATTGACGTTCGACGACCCCACCCGCAGCAGCGTATCGTCGATGATCAACACCTTGGCATGAACATAAATATCCGCCTCGCCCGCGCTCACCGGGGTTGCGAACCGCAGCCGCCCGCCATGATCCAGCCGGTGCAGATCCCGCAGCAGCAGCGCCCGCGCCGAGCCCATCGCCTCCTCCTCCAGCCAGCCATCGGCCCGCCTGGGATTGACGATCAACACCTCCGGCCCCTCCGCCTCCGCCAGCCGCGCGGCAATCGCCTCGGCAATCCGGGGCGAGGCGAAATACTGACTCTCCAGATATATAGTGTGTCGCGCCGAACCGATCGCCGCGAGATACAGCGCCTCGATCTCGCGGGTCTCCGGCATCTGCTCCGTTTTCGGCCAGGTCCGCGCAATCCCCACCTTCACATCGGTGAATCGCGGATCGAGGCTGTCCGGCCACGGCACATCCGCCCGCTCCGGCGGCGGCGCGATCGTCTCCCCCGTCGCCGCCTGCCAGCGCATCCGCGCCAGATCGCCCAGCGCCCGCGCCGCATCGCCATCCACCGCCGTCGTCACATCGTGCCACGGCTTGTGCCGCTGCCCATCCGGCTCGTCGCGGCGCGGATCATCGTCGATATGATCCCCGGTATCCCACCGCCCCACCGTGCAATCGATCCCGCCACAGAACGCCAACCGGTCGTCGATCACCACAATCTTCTGATGATGGCACGCCCCGGTCGGATGATTGCTGTCGAGCTTGAAATGAATCCGCCGCGCCAGAAGCCAGTGGAACAGCAGGGCAGGGGAGGTCCCCCGCAGCGGCATCTTCAGCACCGACAGATCCCACCGCAGAATATGCACATCCAGCCCGGGGTTTTCCCGCACCACGAAACTCAGGAAATCACCGAGCGTATTCGGCACCCCCTCCATCACCACGCCATCGCGCTCCAGCAGAATCCCGGTGTGAAAATCCCACCCCACCATCAGCACCGAATGCCGCGCCGCCAGAATCGCCTGTTTCAGCGCCCGGAAATACGCCGCCCCGTCGATGATCACCGCCATCCGGTCGGCATGAACCAGCCGCCAGCACGTCACACCCTCCCGCAGCACCGCGCTCATGACATCACCGTCACCGCATCCCCCACCCCGATCCGCCCGGGCGTCACCACCTCGGCGAACACCCCGCAATCGACATGGCCGAAATGCGTCATCAACTCCTTCACCGGATTGGCATCGCGCAGCCCGGTCCCCGGATTGACGCACGTTGCCGCGCACCGGTTGATCCGCTCGACCACAACCAGCCGCGCCGCCCCGATCGCCAGCGTCCGCCCGATCCAGCCGAATTCCGCCCAGGCCTCGATCCCCTCGACATATATATTGGCCCGAAACCGCATCTTCTCGCGCGGGCTCCCCACCACCGCGCTCAACGCCGCGAGGCTCCCCAGCCCGATCAGGCTGATCACCTGCCCGTCATGATCGCAGAAACTGTGTTCATCCCCGACATGCACGAATCGCGGCACCCCCCGCATCGCCGTCGGCAGCGCCGCCGCAATGAACCCGCCGATCGCCTCCCGCCCCGAAGCCGTCAGCGGGTTGGCATCCAGCGCCGCACCATCCCGCGCCACCAGCGTCAGCAGCGAGCGGTCCGGATCGAACCGCGCCTCCAGCGCCGCCGCCTCGATATTCCGCGCGAGGCACAAAAACTCGGTCTTGGGCCGCCACGCGGGCGCTGCCTCGTCGAACCCGCAATCCCCCTGCGCCAGCGCAAACGCCCGATCCCACTCGATCGCCCGCCCGGCCCGCAGCGCCGCCTCACCCATCGCCTCGGGCGTCAGCCCCTTGACCGGATAACGATAGATTGTCTCAATCCGCATCCCGTCCCCCTCTTGAGCCGGATCAATGCTACAACCATTTGTGATCGGCAAGGTTGCGCCATTGCCTCTTGAGGGATGACGCGACCAAGGTCGCCTTAATGAAAGGGATCGAAACATGGATTTCGAAAAGTTCACCGAGCGGGCCCGTGGCTTCGTTCATGCCGCGCAAACCATCGCGGTCCGCGAATATCACCAGTACATCACGCCCGAACATCTGCTCAAAGCCTTCCTCGACGACGATGAAGGTGCCGCCACCGGCCTGATCCGCGCCGCCGGGGGCGACCCCGCCGCGGTCAAATTCGCGGTCGATGCCGCCGTCGCCAAAATGCCCAAGGTCCAGGGTTCCGGCGCCGGCCAGCCCCAGATCACGCCCGATCTCTCCCGCGTGCTCGATGCCGCACAAACCATGGCCCAGAAAGCCGGCGACGAATACACCGCGCAGGACCGCGTCCTCGTCGCCCTCGCCGCGAGCGACAGCGCCGCCGGCCGTGCCCTCAAAGCCGCCGGCGCCTCCGCCCAGTCACTCGAAAAAGCGGTGGCCGACATCCGCAAGGGCCGCACCGTCAATTCCGCCACCGCCGAAGCCAATTTCGACGCGCTGAAAAAATACGCGCGCGATGTCACGCAGGCCGCCCGCGACCAGAAACTCGACCCGGTGATCGGCCGCGACGAGGAAATCCGCCGCGCCATCCAGGTCCTCGCCCGCCGCACCAAAAACAACCCGGTCCTGATCGGCGAACCCGGCGTCGGCAAAACCGCCATCGTCGAAGGCCTCGCGCTGCGCATCGTCAACGGCGACGTGCCCGAAGCCCTCAAAAACAAACGCCTGATGTCGCTCGACCTCGGCGCCCTTGTCGCAGGAGCCAAATTCCGCGGCGAATTCGAGGAGCGCCTCAAGGCGGTCCTCAAGGAAATCGAAACCGCCAACGGCGAGATCATCCTGTTCATCGACGAAATGCACACCCTCGTCGGGGCCGGCCGCGCCGACGGCGCGATGGACGCCTCCAACCTCATCAAACCCGAACTCGCCCGTGGCGCGCTCCACTGCATCGGCGCCACCACGCTCGACGAATACCGCAAATACATCGAAAAGGACGCCGCCCTCGCCCGCCGCTTCCAGCCCGTCTTCGTGAATGAACCGAGCGTCGAGGACACCATATCGATCCTGCGCGGCATCAAGGAAAAATACGAACTCCACCACGGCGTCCGCATCCTCGATTCCGCCCTCGTCGCCGCCGCCACCCTCTCCAACCGCTACATCTCGGACCGCTTCCTGCCCGACAAGGCGATCGACCTCGTCGATGAAGCCGCCTCGCGCCTGCGCATGCAGGTGGACAGCAAACCCGAAGCGCTCGACGAACTCGACCGCCGCCTGATGCAGCTCAAAATCGAGCGCGAAGCCCTCAAGCGCGAGGACGACGCCGCTTCGAAAGACCGCCTCGCCCGCCTCGAAGGCGAAATCGCCGCCCTCGATGAAAAGTCCGACGCCATGTCCGCCACCTGGAAAGGCGAAAAAGACCGCCTCAACCAGACCCAGCGCCTCAAGGAAAAACTCGATCAGGCCCGCAGCGAAATGGAAATGGCCCAGCGCTCCGGCAACCTCGCCCGCGCCTCCGAACTGATGTACGGCGTCATCCCCGACCTCGAACGCCAGCTCGCCACCGGCTCGGCCGACGGCGCAATGGTCAACGAAGCCGTCACCGAACAGCAGATCGCCCAGGTCGTCGCCCGCTGGACCGGCATCCCGGTCGATCGCATGCTCGAAGGCGAACGCGCCAAACTCACCAAAATGGAAGACCTCCTGCGCGTCCGCGTCGTCGGTCAGGAAGCCGCCCTGCGCGCCGTGTCGGATGCCGTCCGCCGCGCCCGCGCCGGGCTGCAGGACCCCAACCGCCCGATCGGCTCGTTCCTCTTCCTCGGCCCCACCGGCGTCGGCAAAACCGAAACCTGCAAAGCCCTCGCCGAATTCCTGTTCGACGACGAACGCGCCATGGTCCGCATCGACATGAGCGAATTCATGGAAAAACACGCCGTCGCCCGCCTGATCGGCGCCCCCCCCGGCTATGTCGGCTACGAGGAAGGCGGCGTCCTGACCGAAGCCGTCCGCCGCCGCCCCTATCAGGTCATCCTGTTCGACGAGGTCGAAAAAGCCCACGAGGACGTCTTCAACATCCTCCTCCAGGTCCTCGACGATGGCCGCCTGACCGATGGCCAGGGCCGCACCGTCGACTTCAAGAACACCATAATCGTCCTCACCTCCAACCTCGGCAGCGAAGTCCTCGCCGCCCAGCCGGACGGCGAAGACGTCATGATGGCCGAAGCCGCCGTCATGCGCGTGGTCCGGGGCCATTTCCGCCCCGAATTCCTCAACCGGCTCGACGAAATCATCCTGTTCCGCCGCCTCCAGCGCTCGGACATGGCAACCATCGTCGATATCCAGCTCCGCCACCTCGAAACCCTGCTGGCCGACCGCAAAATCACCCTCCACCTCGACCAGGCCGCCCGCGACTGGCTCGCCAACGAAGGCTACGACCCCGTCTACGGCGCCCGCCCCCTCAAACGCGTCATCCAGCGCAGCCTGCAAAACCGCCTCGCCACCGCCATCCTCGCCGGCACCATCCACGACGGCGAAACCGTCACCGTCGGCGTGGGCGACGACGGCCTGACAGTAAGAGGCGACATGGCCGAAGCCGCGTAAGATAAGGCCAAGGCAAGCAGCGCTTTTTTGTAAAAAAGCGCGCAAAAAACTTTCGGAATCAGGTGCCGGGCGCCTGAGGGGCCAGATCGTAGGGTGGGGTGCTCTTGGGCACCCCACCATCTCTCACCCTCATGAACCTTGTCGCTCTCCGTAATCACCCTCGACCGCCGCGTGACCGCCCCACCCCGCCGGATAATCCCCCCGCCTCACCGCCCACCGAAACGACGAAAACGGCCACTCCCAGGCGTTGCCCGCAACCCCATGCCTGACCGGATTGAAATGCACATAATCGACATGCCGCCGAAAATCCGTCTCATCGCGCAGCGCCCGTTCCCAGAACCGACGCTGCCACACCCCGCGCTCTCGCTTGGCAACCCGCGACTCCGAACGGTGTTCACCCATCCCAACCCGTGACGAGAACCCCCGCTTGATCAGCATCCACCGCGTCGAAAAATCGGCATCGCCCTCCGGCAACGTCCACACCGCATGCAAATGATCGGGCAGCACAACCCAAGCATCGATGGTGAACGGATATAGTGCCCGAACCCGCGCAACCGAAGCCCGCAAAGCGGCGACTTCACGGACCAGCAAATCACTACGCCGATCGGCAAGCACAACGGTAAAAAAATACGCCCCACCCTCAACGCGACGTCGTCGATACTCCGGCATCTATTTCACTCCCTGACCCCGGCTGGCCCCATTCACGCTCGGCAGAGGCGAGCAGGAGCGGAATTGACAGCAACCACCTTCCCTCAGGACAAATCACACCACACTGACCGACGCGATCCGGCGGTTCAAAAATCTCTCGCGCAGGTTCCTGTTTGCCGGGTCGCCAATAAAGCGAGCGGCCAAACCGGCGATCAGCGACGACACGATGAAGAATAAAATAAGCCACGGTATTTGCGCATCATAACCAAGAACTTGAGCCGGAACAATATTGCGCATGCCTGCCAGTACAATAATATGGAACAGATACAGCTCATAACTATGCCGTCCGAACCAACGGACGCATCTGACGGGAAGACTGTGCGTCCACCCCGCGTTATCGTAGTTTGCAATGGCCAAAATCAAACATCCGGTTGCTGCTGATATGAGAGAAAAGCTGAATATCCTGTTTTCGTCAACAAACCCGTTCAACCATGTGTGGACTATAATTAAGACACTGAGCGCTACGACTAACGGCCTGACCGTCGCAGGTATCTCTACGCGTGTTGCCAGCATTGCACAGAGGCATCCGACCCCGATAGCATCAAAACAGGCCAGATTGGCATATAAATAGAATATGCTATGCTCATGGGTGGCGCGATAAAAAGGAGCGAAAGTGATGAGAGCCAAAATGAATATTGCGATAAACAAGTCACGCCTGAACACTGTACATACGATCGGAAAAAGGAGATAAAACATATCTTCTACAGATAATGACCAATATACATTTATGCAATAATTGAAATATCCGCGATATTGCATCAATATATTCTGCCAGAAAGTCATCGTTGATAAAACACCAAGATATAGGTCAGAAATCGGCTTCGAATTATTCACAAATGGTGAAATTCCAGACAATCCGAGGACGGTAATAACAGACAGTGATAGAATAAGTAATGGTTGTAATCTTGCAAACCGCAGGACATAGAAATTCTTCATCGATATGGCGGAAAGCCGCTTATACCTCCGTAACGCGTTGCTCGTGATCAGATAGCCGGAAACCACAAAAAATATAGTTACGCCAAAATTTCCCCAAATGAGAACGTTGTACACAACATCCTTCCCAAAAACGGTCTTTAATGGTCCATAATGCCACGGTCTATAGGTCAGACTGAAATGAAGTAACATCACCATAATAATGGCAAATCCACGAAGTAAATCGATGTAGGCATTTCTGGGAAGTTTTTTTCCAGAAACCAGTGGATCAGCCCGTCCCATTTGAACTCCCGTTATTACGTAGCCAACCGAGCCTCCACGTCCGTCCCGTCACGCCTGCGAAAGCCACCCCACCGGAACCTCCAGCACCGCAGCAAGCTTCGCGATCGTGTCCGGCGTTCCGGCGCGGTGGCCACTTTCGAGGTCGGACAGATACCCCTGACTGATGTCGCTCCTGAAGCTCAGATGCTGCTGCGTCATGCCCCGCCACTGCCGAATGGCCTTCAACCGGCTGTCACCACCCAAAATCATCGCACTCAGGTCCTTCGGCAACACGGCGGCATCGCCAGCCAACGCCGCCTTCCGGGAATCATAGATTGCAATGTCGTCCTCATCTTCGGCAGCCTCCTCGACACGCGCAACCAGCGCCTCATATTCGGCACGTGGCAGCACGACCAGTTCCTCTCCGGCTTCCGTGCGAATAATTTGCGGCATGGTCGTCACCTCAAGTCCTCCTGTAAGTCGTGGTGGCGCGTCGACCGATATAGATCGCCAGAATCGTGGCTGCATCTTCATCGAATATCACGCGATACGGACCGATCCTGAGCCGATAACCCTCACGACCCTGTAACGCCTTGACGTCCCCTTGGCCGGTCATGGCATAACGATGAAGTCCGGCTTCCACCTGCGCGCGGGCGTCACGCCCTCCAGCCACAGGCGCTATGGCGACTGGACCCGGCTTCCACCTGCGCGCGGGCGTCACGCGACAGGCCGTCCAGATCCTTCGCGGCTCCCGCCGTCAG
This sequence is a window from Acidiphilium acidophilum. Protein-coding genes within it:
- a CDS encoding molybdenum cofactor biosynthesis protein MoaE, coding for MPRIVVTAEDFDTGAELDRLSAGAGAVSSFVGIVRGTTGGRALAALTLEHYPGMTERALGAIAATAMQRWRLLDCTIIHRIGRLEPGARIVLAAASSDHRGDSLRATEFLIDWLKTDAPFWKREDFADGEAAWVAARQEDDAARDRWIEGPSQG
- the moaD gene encoding molybdopterin converting factor subunit 1, which produces MKVLYFAWLRERIGVAEETIDLPADIGTIGALTDFLAARSPRHALAFADRRSIKTALDQVFVSPDTRLGGAGEVAYFPPFTGG
- the mobB gene encoding molybdopterin-guanine dinucleotide biosynthesis protein B; protein product: MAAPVIALVGWSGSGKTTLLTALLPVLAQRGLSVSTLKHAHHTVDPDQPGKDSHRHRMAGARETMLATRERFVLFREHRSEDEPDLALLLGRMAPVDLYIAEGFKSAPVRKLEVHRPALGKRPLWPDWPGIIAVAADGDVGPCPLPLLDLGDASAIAQFIVTGLGLRLDVKSEHSRFYDE
- the pgsA gene encoding CDP-diacylglycerol--glycerol-3-phosphate 3-phosphatidyltransferase is translated as MLTDLPNVLTLSRIAAIPLLVLLVALRDPTADLLAAILFTIAGITDWLDGRLARTRRQLSDLGRMLDPIADKLLVGATLMLLVGFHLLPAFGIYPAIVIMLREILVSGLREYLAGIRIGLPVTRLAKWKTAAQMGALGFLLLGDRGAVILGIGGFPATAIGGVLLWLAAILTLITGWDYLTAGLRHINRPGTAG
- a CDS encoding phospholipase D-like domain-containing protein is translated as MSAVLREGVTCWRLVHADRMAVIIDGAAYFRALKQAILAARHSVLMVGWDFHTGILLERDGVVMEGVPNTLGDFLSFVVRENPGLDVHILRWDLSVLKMPLRGTSPALLFHWLLARRIHFKLDSNHPTGACHHQKIVVIDDRLAFCGGIDCTVGRWDTGDHIDDDPRRDEPDGQRHKPWHDVTTAVDGDAARALGDLARMRWQAATGETIAPPPERADVPWPDSLDPRFTDVKVGIARTWPKTEQMPETREIEALYLAAIGSARHTIYLESQYFASPRIAEAIAARLAEAEGPEVLIVNPRRADGWLEEEAMGSARALLLRDLHRLDHGGRLRFATPVSAGEADIYVHAKVLIIDDTLLRVGSSNVNNRSMGIDTESDLAVEVGPDDARADIRAAILDVRDALIAEHIGVTVAAVRQGIEEHGSLVRAFDALNPGTGRRLAPFTPPSVNDVEAKLAESAALDPDRVEAMAPNFLRALRLINKPRPRHLLRRLTHRAKTA
- a CDS encoding MOSC domain-containing protein: MRIETIYRYPVKGLTPEAMGEAALRAGRAIEWDRAFALAQGDCGFDEAAPAWRPKTEFLCLARNIEAAALEARFDPDRSLLTLVARDGAALDANPLTASGREAIGGFIAAALPTAMRGVPRFVHVGDEHSFCDHDGQVISLIGLGSLAALSAVVGSPREKMRFRANIYVEGIEAWAEFGWIGRTLAIGAARLVVVERINRCAATCVNPGTGLRDANPVKELMTHFGHVDCGVFAEVVTPGRIGVGDAVTVMS
- the clpB gene encoding ATP-dependent chaperone ClpB is translated as MDFEKFTERARGFVHAAQTIAVREYHQYITPEHLLKAFLDDDEGAATGLIRAAGGDPAAVKFAVDAAVAKMPKVQGSGAGQPQITPDLSRVLDAAQTMAQKAGDEYTAQDRVLVALAASDSAAGRALKAAGASAQSLEKAVADIRKGRTVNSATAEANFDALKKYARDVTQAARDQKLDPVIGRDEEIRRAIQVLARRTKNNPVLIGEPGVGKTAIVEGLALRIVNGDVPEALKNKRLMSLDLGALVAGAKFRGEFEERLKAVLKEIETANGEIILFIDEMHTLVGAGRADGAMDASNLIKPELARGALHCIGATTLDEYRKYIEKDAALARRFQPVFVNEPSVEDTISILRGIKEKYELHHGVRILDSALVAAATLSNRYISDRFLPDKAIDLVDEAASRLRMQVDSKPEALDELDRRLMQLKIEREALKREDDAASKDRLARLEGEIAALDEKSDAMSATWKGEKDRLNQTQRLKEKLDQARSEMEMAQRSGNLARASELMYGVIPDLERQLATGSADGAMVNEAVTEQQIAQVVARWTGIPVDRMLEGERAKLTKMEDLLRVRVVGQEAALRAVSDAVRRARAGLQDPNRPIGSFLFLGPTGVGKTETCKALAEFLFDDERAMVRIDMSEFMEKHAVARLIGAPPGYVGYEEGGVLTEAVRRRPYQVILFDEVEKAHEDVFNILLQVLDDGRLTDGQGRTVDFKNTIIVLTSNLGSEVLAAQPDGEDVMMAEAAVMRVVRGHFRPEFLNRLDEIILFRRLQRSDMATIVDIQLRHLETLLADRKITLHLDQAARDWLANEGYDPVYGARPLKRVIQRSLQNRLATAILAGTIHDGETVTVGVGDDGLTVRGDMAEAA
- a CDS encoding REP-associated tyrosine transposase, producing the protein MPEYRRRRVEGGAYFFTVVLADRRSDLLVREVAALRASVARVRALYPFTIDAWVVLPDHLHAVWTLPEGDADFSTRWMLIKRGFSSRVGMGEHRSESRVAKRERGVWQRRFWERALRDETDFRRHVDYVHFNPVRHGVAGNAWEWPFSSFRWAVRRGDYPAGWGGHAAVEGDYGERQGS
- a CDS encoding acyltransferase family protein, which encodes MGRADPLVSGKKLPRNAYIDLLRGFAIIMVMLLHFSLTYRPWHYGPLKTVFGKDVVYNVLIWGNFGVTIFFVVSGYLITSNALRRYKRLSAISMKNFYVLRFARLQPLLILSLSVITVLGLSGISPFVNNSKPISDLYLGVLSTMTFWQNILMQYRGYFNYCINVYWSLSVEDMFYLLFPIVCTVFRRDLFIAIFILALITFAPFYRATHEHSIFYLYANLACFDAIGVGCLCAMLATRVEIPATVRPLVVALSVLIIVHTWLNGFVDENRIFSFSLISAATGCLILAIANYDNAGWTHSLPVRCVRWFGRHSYELYLFHIIVLAGMRNIVPAQVLGYDAQIPWLILFFIVSSLIAGLAARFIGDPANRNLRERFLNRRIASVSVV
- a CDS encoding helix-turn-helix domain-containing protein; translation: MPQIIRTEAGEELVVLPRAEYEALVARVEEAAEDEDDIAIYDSRKAALAGDAAVLPKDLSAMILGGDSRLKAIRQWRGMTQQHLSFRSDISQGYLSDLESGHRAGTPDTIAKLAAVLEVPVGWLSQA